TAAGGGGCTATACGCAGAGTGTCTAAGGGACTATTGAGATGTAATGACTATATACGGGGTTAGGGGACTACCAATAGCGGTATATAGATTGAATTGTACCTACCGAGCTTGTGGGGGCTCAAGTAGGTTGTATTGTTTGTTGTTTGTACCTGCCAAGCTTATGGGCACCCAGGTAGGTGGTAGCTTGACTAGTGTTCGTTTGCTAGATTAGGAGCAATTCAGTATGCTCATCTTATTCTTGACTTCCttacataatttaattttagtgTATTCTGATACCTGCTTTGTCATTCTATTGCCTTTCATACTCGATACATTATTTTGTATCGACGCTCTATTACTTTGGGGAACTGAACTGCATTCTTGCCTGTAGATCCTGACATATAGGTACACAGGTCTCCTCAGTAGTGTAACCGAGTTCCAATAGACTGGTCAACTCAACTTCTTCCAGAGTTGCCAAATTTAAAGGTTTggtagtattttatttatccaACCAATGGGTAGGTCGAGGCACTGTCTCGGCCAGGTATATTACTAGTCTTGAGTGTATTTACACATTCAAACACCATATTATACCCATACGTTAACTTAGTTTTGAATATAATCTTATGAATATCCTTGTGCTTATTGATGATATGTAGTGATGAGCTAATTGACGTGATAAGGTTGATTTCAGGCCAAAAACAGCAAGGACCCATAAGATGGATTGGAATGCAAAGCGAAATAATTTAGgctaaaatgaaagaaaaatagctCCAAAAATGACCATGAGATAAGCCTCACGCTGCACCTGGCTGGAAACTAAACTTCAAAGACTCAACAAAAGGAGGCCAAACTCGAGATGGGCCCCACACCATGAGGCTGGGATCGTCGTGATGCCCTTTATGCCACAACCACCTTGTCTACCGGACAAGATGTGACTCAGTCAATGCAGAGTCCAATCGAAATTAGGATTTCGGccctattattatatatatgtctatTGACGACTTTATTAAGCAGGACAAATATTAGAAAATAGCTATTACGATTTAGAGTTAGAAATTAGAATTGACTGGTTGAGTTTCTAAGATTTACTTTACAGTTTTAGACGATTATTGTGGAACAAACAAGATTCGCTTGCAAGTGTTGCTTTAATGAAAGGTTTCTCTTATTCTCTTTTACATTCATAGTAGTTTCAGTGTTGTGAAAAAGCGTTGAAGCGCTCGTTTTAAGCGTGAAGCCAAGCAAGGCGAGGCACTAGCGCTTCAACATCGTGAAGCGAAGCGATTTCGGAAAAGCGAGCGCTTCATGGGAGAAGCGAGAAAAAAGCGAGCTTTTTTGGAAAAAAGCGGCACTagggtttttttaaaaaaaaaaactgtatAACTTACATTAATTGTTCCAAGCTGCTCTTTCAGTGTGacttcttcttcaattcgacaGTCCAACTTCGACATTTCAACGTCAACCAGgttagtttttcttcttctcttcttctcttcttctcttcttctcttcttctctttctatttctatttttattttcattcagCAGTGCTGCGGTCTGCTCTCAACTGCTGcgatcttcttctcttcttctttttctatttctgcGCAACTGTTGTCTGcgagaattatttttttcaacttttattcAGCAGTTTGGCCTTTTTTTTTAAGATAAAgcatatgctctgttttttttccaaagtggctgctttattatttttttaaaattttgctgCAGCTGCTCTTTTAATTTTGTTGCAACTGCTTTGTTATTGTTTTGACAATTTGACTTGTGTGActgaattattattctattttttctttgtagtaagttgtattttcttaatGGCACAAAAAAGGAACCCTTGTTGATGGCACTTCAAGAGTTTGAAGATCTTGTTGAAGAATAGGATTTTGCTCTCTTTGTGATTTGGTTATGCATTTGCTTTATATGTTGTTACTTATGAGGATTATTGACTATCTAGTTACTTTTTAATCTAAgtcttttgagttcttgattatttatctatgcatattttatattttatatttttatactaaatagcgttttttctgaaaaaagcatGCGCTTTGCTTCACGCTTCTCGCTTCTGTGAAGCGAGCCCCCGTCGCTTTTttccgcttctcgcttctcaaaacactgagtagtttaaattattataattgttattCTACactagttatgagtagctaaattcaTAACTAAGGTTATGGAACTTAGGTTAGGGATGATGATAATGAATGTTTTACAATAAAATATTCGTTCATAAAAGGGGTGATCATTGTGTATTAAGTTCCTTTCATACTTGACATTTTCTTTAAAGATGATTGACAACCATTAATAAACAAACTCGCATGTATTCTAGCATGCTTGACCATAGACATACAGATTAGGAAAAAGGTTCATTAACAGGAATTTGGTGCTACCAACCACCATCTAATAAATGGAGATCGAGAGAAGATACTTAACTTGAGACTTTTGACGGATGAACAAATGAATTCGACACTAAGTGTTTGTGAAGGATTTAGGGTGATATTCTCTTAATTGCGCTGAGAGACTTTAGGAGACTTATAGATTCATCAGTTTTGCATGATGAATACACCAGAATAAGTATGCAAACCgctgaaataattatttactgATGTTATGAACTTGTAATTACTCTATAAATTGATGATGTTATGAATGATGATCTTGTGGCTATGTTATGCTTGATGTGTTTCCGTGAGAGGTAATTAGAGAGGTTAGCATATTGAAATATGCAGATCTAGCGAGTGTATAACAACTATCCGAATAATGAGTGGCTCGAATCCGATGTGAGCTTATGGATAAGTTGTTTTTGTGGAATCGAGTACCACGCTGATAAGGTACATGGACACCAAGGGTCCCCTATATGGGCAAGATAAAGACCCTTTTAGCATGTGTGTACATATGAGTGTGAGACTTATGATTCTAAGAGGTGTGTTAATGATTCCTGGCAGGTGCAGTGATTATGCAACTGCAAGGCCAGGATGGATATGATTTTCATATTGACTTGTCGCATTTTGACATGCGCCTTGATCCTGCAATTCCTCATAAAAACGTTCAAAAGTTGTTGTCTTAGCCACTGTAACAGCTAACTTTGCTTTCTTATTCACCTTTTTATACCTCTCCTACTCTCCCTATTGGTCCTCTTTTCCTCCTCTTATATACTCTCCACCCACTCCTTATAGACAGCCTTCATGGGTTCCACCTTTCCTTGGACCACTCTATTTCACCACCAATCCCTTCGGTAACCACCATCATTATCCTTCGAGACCCCAACACCTCTCTAGTTACTTCCCTAATACAATTAGATCTCCTATCCACATGTTGTTAGCACCCCCACTACTCCCTCAAGCCCCCATTGCTATCAGTTTCTCCCCATCTCTTGAGGTCTGGCTATAATCAAGCCACCCCATTTGATCCTCGGTATGTCAAACAAAgtcatcttcttcctcttcctcttaaTTAATAAGTCCATTGCCAAGAGCTTATGAGTTGAGAAAGCTCATTAACTTGAATTACTGTTTTTACCTTATGTGTTGATAAACTCCTTTATTGGTCCTTGTGTTTTCCATTTTCCAATGTTATATACTTAGCCTTGAATTTCCAGAGGGAACCCTAATAATCCATATCCTAGCAAATcataaaaaggaaaatgaagaaattgAAATCCTTAAAGTTGATAGGTTCTTAAGCGTTTCAACTTTCAATATGGAAAGAGAGAGAATACTAAGAGTTTGTTTAAGAAAAGAATTCAAAAGAAAGCTTAGAAAGGGAAGGCTGAAAAGGAAACTAACAAAGCTtggaaataaaaaagaaaggcgatctacaaagagagaaaaatgaagGTGTACCATCATAAACTAAAAATACATTGAAACAGAAGTTATCCCCTCTCCCCCAGGCCCTCTCCAGGCTTCCCTTGCCCATCCTAGCTGCTGTTGCAGTTGGATTGCTATTTTCCATATGCCCCACATCTCTCCATTTCCTGACTTCCCTGCACAACAACCTTCACATCCCTAGCAATACTTCCACCTCTTCCTCTCAAACCACTCCTGTGTCTCTCGATAGCACCAACCTGTCTCATTCAACAATTGCAGATTCACCTTTCCCTTTCCCAGTCAAACAGGATGTAAAAATCCTATTACCCTCCTCCCTGTAGCTCTGTGCGGGCTTGCAGGCATAACAACACTACTTGTGGACAATCTCTTGCCCAAATGGTACATCTCCGTCTACAACTCCTCTACCGCACGATTCCTCCATACTTTAAGCCACAGACAACCTGCCTTTCACAGTATACCCTTCTATGACACCACCCACCGCATCCCATGGGTTCCGGTGTACCAATTCCTACCTTTGACTTATTTTGCAGAAACACATACGCAATTAACACAAAATCGGAGACCAAATGTGCTGCAGCATGATCCCAATATACTAACATAGGAATTGGCACTTTGAAAGCCCAAAGTACAAGAAACCTTGATATTAGTACAGTTAGTGGAGTTAGCAAAACAGCTAAAGAACAATAAAGATCTGACATGCATGGTTCATGGGAATGCTATGATAGGAACATGAGCTCTTTTCTAATCTCACATCAGTCGCCTATGACCAATTTATAGCAAATCTAGTTCTTTCTGTTCTACTTCGTAATTGAACCATTGATTCTAACTTTGCCACCTAAAACTGGAAGTGTCTGTGTCATCTTAGCCAGAATCACAGAGAAAATAAATGCAGCAATACAAGTTAAATACGTAAATTAGTTAGAATAGAAAATGTGCGTCAAAAGAAATTCAATTATCATTTTTTACACCAAATATAAATTCAACCAGAAACTAAGAGATCAATATTGAACTCAATAAAACCTAGGTGCAATAGAAATTCATTTAAAGCAGTTCCAGACAAGTCAATACAGTCAGAAATGTCTTACGAGGAAGAATTCAACTGAGATTCATCAGTCGCCCATGTTTTTCCTAGAGTGGTCATGATAACGCCAGACATGCTAACAAAGACTGCAACTACTTTGGCCATATTTAAGGAATCTTCACCAAGTATTACACCAACAAAAAGAGTGAATAATCCCGATGTAGAAGATAGTACTGTTGTGCTTGCAACACTTGTATGCTCAAGTGCTGCATTTGACAGGTACTGCAGAAAAAACAACAGACACAAATAAGCTCAGACAATTGAGTTTTCTAGCAAAGcagcttctctttttcttctctttttccttCCGGATCAACTGGGAGGGTTCCCCTTGGGGAACGCAACAAACTACAAGCATAACTAAAGTTGACTTTTATACCTCGGTAATAAACCAGAGAGGTGCAAGAAAGAATCCATAACGAGCAATTTGCCGGCTCGTTATCTCTTTTCCATTCTTTAGATCATCAGAATTACCATTGCATTTAGCAACAAGAGGTTTTCCTTCTTCCTCGGCCGAAATATTTTCTTCGCTGTCTTTTCTATCCATTGATTTCTGGATTTCTACCTCAAAGACTTTCTGTACTGTATGCTTTAAAGGAGAACTATGTCTCATATATGATTCATTGCCAGTATTTTTATCAGTTCTACTATGGCGTCTCTTCAGCAAATCGCATACCCAATCCTTGAGAAATGCTACAGGGAGATAAATTACCAGCAAAGAAGCCCCAAGGTATGTGATTGCAAATGGCTGCTTATATTCTGAGAAAATGCCCTGCCATGGTACATACACAATGAAAAAATTCAACTCATAGTATAGCAGGTTGCATCATATTCACCCatgcaaatttaaattaaaaaattcaacACATTTAGGATTATGCAGAAAAATTTATTGTCATAGTACTACAGAGAGTTACAACCCCCAAAGGACCTAATAAGAAGTTTCTAGCTATCTTACCCGGACCCTCTAAAAATGTTGTCGCATCCATGTCGGATCGTTGAAAAATGTTTAgattttggaggatccgacacaCACCTGGTGGTATGATTGGAAAGTCCGAGCACCATAGATTTCTAGAGATTAAAAAGCCTTAAGAAGCACTGAACTTATTATCTCTATTGTTGATGCATCTTCTACAATAATTACTTGCATCCACATAAAAACACGTGCATTTGTTTACAGCATACAAATTAGTCCATGACCCTTCCTAATTTGAATTTGACCTTTGAGAAGCAAAAATGGGCAATAAAATGGGGACTAGGGAGTTCTTTTCTTGTGCAATGCAACTAATGAGTGCTTATACAACATAAAAACACTTGGGCTTCTGGCAATAGGCTATAGAGACAATTTGCCTGAGAACTTGAGCTTATGAAAACATAGCTTTTTGAAGGCAGTAAATATAAAGTAAACACTGTagaagggggggggggttaaATAGGATTAAGTCAATGCTTCCAAGTTCGTTTCATGTTTGAAACATTCTTAGATATCTGTTAAAGCATCATCATGGTCACAGATATAAGAAAGAGATGATTCCCTGCTAATTGTCAGAAATGTTTTCATGAGCTATCAAGGACAAGAAACATACAACGCGTTAAGATTTGAATAAGGAGAAGCATCTCATATGAACCACTTGACAACTACTTGAACACCATATCCTCTTTCATCATAATGCAAAGTGCTAAATATTGAGCAAAATACCTTAGGTACATGCCTAAGCAAGTAGTGtgaaattttgaataaattagGAATGTAACCAACAGTTTTGTCCCCTTCCTCAGAAGAAATGATGGATGAAACTGGAtcagaagaagaaaaggagTATCCTAAATCATGTCAGAATGACCCAATATAAGCTGGTTACTTCAGgttaacataaaaaataaacctAAAGTTACTGTACACTTAATTGATGTTCTTATTTCTGTTATGTAAAGCAATGAATTGGTGTTGTATGCAAGCAAGGAAATGTGCTATCATATTTCTAGCTACAAGATGATCCGTACAAAATTGTAGGAGCACAGAATAAACTGTATGTCAGTAAGACAGTAACCATCCACATTATAACATGTTCATGCTTTGTCAAGTGACTGATAACTTCATCCCGTATTCTGCATTGTCTTCCTATCTGATTGGGAGATACAAATGTTAACATTGACATATCAAAATAACAATTATGCAGCAAACACAACCTAGTTGGAATCAACCATATGAATCCTTATCATCCATTTGGAGTGTTGATATAAAATTGACTATTTTTAACAATAAATAGCATTATGGGAagattaacaaaaaaaaatgccAAAGTCTATCATTTAAgtaattttctattaaattgGAATATATCTCACATAAAATATCAAGACAGAttcataaagaaagaaaaattgacctgGGTAACTTCAGCAGAGGTGACCCAAATAACAACAACAGCTGAAATAAGGCAGAGACCTGCCTTATATTTCCAACCCATCACAAACCAGAACCCAGATGGGTATTCTCAAGAATTAcagaaaaataacaaaagatCTGAACTTTGTTAGTTTTCTGATCGAATTTTCAACTTGTCACCAGACGTAAAGAAGACTGCAAGTACTCAAATCTGACCCACCGGCTAAATAGTTTGGTTTGGATTGTTAGGTGTatgaatttattattaatttttcaagTAGACGAATGCTGCGTTGCTACGCTTTTAGGAAAAAGATGGGAAAAAGGCAATTACATCGGAAATAATGGAGGGGAAAATTGTTTAGAAGACAAATTTCTCGGGCAAATGCCAATTGTCATATACTCTTAGTGTCGTTTGGTACGATggataaaagaaattaattttggCATAATTTTTAAGcggtctttaattttttatttggttgCAAAGACTGAAATAACTTATCTCAGAATTAATAATTGGTATTGGGATAAGTTATTCCTCTCTAGACGTGAATACTAATCCCAAGATAACTTATCAtgggataaaaatataaaataacaaaaatacctcCTTAAACTCTCTTTTATACATTACTTTACATTCATGtatatttacataatttttaaatacatttataataacattcataactttaattaattgttgtttttatgataatatatttttctattaaaggatttcgcaagagcttttgggttagtgatagccaattcgaatTTTTcaaagaaggaagaccacttggtaaccttctgtagttcggtggctaagactcaaatagattttttactccttaggaaggataataaaggtttgtgcaaagatTGTAAGGTCATCCCAATCGACAACCTTACGACctgacataagctcttggtgatggatttagggatcaagatgacaagaaagaagaggatcggggatgaccgacctaggaccAGATGGGAGaatttgaccacggctagtgtcctggagatgggagagaaattgaaggatatggaggcctgggatagtagtggtgATGCaaacagtatgtgggataggaaggctagttgtattagggttgtagcaagggaagtgttgggagtctc
The genomic region above belongs to Solanum dulcamara chromosome 5, daSolDulc1.2, whole genome shotgun sequence and contains:
- the LOC129889100 gene encoding uncharacterized transporter C405.03c isoform X2, with the protein product MGWKYKAGLCLISAVVVIWVTSAEVTQGIFSEYKQPFAITYLGASLLVIYLPVAFLKDWVCDLLKRRHSRTDKNTGNESYMRHSSPLKHTVQKVFEVEIQKSMDRKDSEENISAEEEGKPLVAKCNGNSDDLKNGKEITSRQIARYGFFLAPLWFITEYLSNAALEHTSVASTTVLSSTSGLFTLFVGVILGEDSLNMAKVVAVFVSMSGVIMTTLGKTWATDESQLNSSSGERSLLGDLFGLLSAMSYGLFTVLLKKFAGDEGKGVDMQKLFGYIGLCTLVTMWWLVWPLTALGIEPKFTIPHSAKLDEVVLANGLVGSVLSDYFWALCVVWTTPLVATLGMSLTIPLAMVADMVIHGRHYSAIYILGSAQVFAGFVIANIADRIAKLMGL
- the LOC129889100 gene encoding thiamine-repressible mitochondrial transport protein THI74 isoform X1, producing MGWKYKAGLCLISAVVVIWVTSAEVTQGIFSEYKQPFAITYLGASLLVIYLPVAFLKDWVCDLLKRRHSRTDKNTGNESYMRHSSPLKHTVQKVFEVEIQKSMDRKDSEENISAEEEGKPLVAKCNGNSDDLKNGKEITSRQIARYGFFLAPLWFITEYLSNAALEHTSVASTTVLSSTSGLFTLFVGVILGEDSLNMAKVVAVFVSMSGVIMTTLGKTWATDESQLNSSSSGERSLLGDLFGLLSAMSYGLFTVLLKKFAGDEGKGVDMQKLFGYIGLCTLVTMWWLVWPLTALGIEPKFTIPHSAKLDEVVLANGLVGSVLSDYFWALCVVWTTPLVATLGMSLTIPLAMVADMVIHGRHYSAIYILGSAQVFAGFVIANIADRIAKLMGL